A single Dechloromonas denitrificans DNA region contains:
- a CDS encoding alpha-2-macroglobulin family protein produces the protein MKTAHTLALSGLLLAALGSQAATVQQFQPQGQVAEQSRATVRFSSDMVKLGEADAAPPFVIDCAGIAGEGRWIDSRAWAWQLARPLQAGERCSFSLKPGLTAVNGEGVSGKSRFEFVGAAPRPWRIQPSAGAAIEEDQAFVIHGGGPLDGKSLEGNLWCEADGVGQRIPARPVSKEIRAAVLDQIGGMPATSIVVSCSESLPAGRKMKLVWGKGIRAENGTPTGKEESFLYKVREPFKATLGCEREKAGAPCSPLSAITLNFNAAFAAKLLGKFRLVTGDGPRAPLDPNQKNNEKEAVFQSVTFPGPFPQNAELTVEIPAGLKDEAGRPLANAASFPLKSRTGSLPPLAKFPGNFGIVELKEGGLLPVTLRNIEASLKTAHLTLPGSHRFSAQRLTEDADVIVAMQALEKFEQQTGKVRMTIDGVSELRFDPYYARELSFLAKRPGVTRQDLPKPGGSGEFEVVGIPLGKPGYHIVEIESQLLGNALLATPKPMYVRTAALVTNLAVHLKTGKDNALVWVTALDSGQPVADAEVRISGCDGRSLWQGKTDRLGRAAVDQALAAPNCRNSGNFLFASARLNGDYSFVRSDWNEGIEPWRFGVETWGSTGDFKIHSILDRSLFRLGQTVSLKHIARSRTSRGFALPDLATLPDKLVIRHRESGTEFTQPVNWDAQASAVNSWKVPESAKLGTYEIALSGGKRGEISSGEIRVADFRLPVFTGSVQGVPPRQVAPAKVPLALGLSFLNGGAAKHAEVQVSATLRPRWPSYPHYDGYNFQINFDADALAAFKVDNGREEETLILDKQAVQLDKAGAGKLDVVLPAKPKGPSEVHAEMSFADPNGEIQTIGGRVELWPAALAIGLKVADWASSSGSNRVEVVVLDTAGKPLAGQAVNVKAKRRIDTSHRRRIVGGFYAYENSTEYKEIGEVCAGTTDSRGLLLCEPKASDAGSIYLLAETKDKQGNIARAGSSYWVTGGGDLWFAAGNQDRIDVIPEKKAYQPGETARFQVRTPFREATALISVEAGGVIESFVQPLSRFKPTVEIPVKAEWGPNVFVSVLAVRGRVEPLKWYSLFQWGWREPLAWFKEWWNPQQPTAMVDLAKPAYRLGLGEIAVGTDGFKLKVEISSDKTDYRPREEATVKIRVTTPDGKPAPAGSEVAFAAVDQALLELRPNDSWNLLDALLQKRGYEVETATAQSMVIGKRHFGKKALPPGGGGGRAPARELFDTLLKWQPRVVLDNTGTATLKVTMNDSLTEFKLVGIATAGAGLFGTGSTTVKTKQDLQIISGLPPLVREGDSFKAMLTLRNGTARQMVVAVSGKNGATTLTTQKVTLAPEGAGELSWPIKAAEGVTAQQWEFAAREEGGNSQDTLRITQQIAPAVPVTVQQASFTRIAGKYEVPVTQPAGALPGKGGLEISLSPKLASPPPGLTRFFEEYPFSCLEQKTSIAVGLLDEKRWQAIAETLPGYLDHNGLASYFPGSPGSATLTAYILDLVTLASFTIPEDSRQRMLQGLTAYAEGRIKTNEWAPTDSLLYRRLNALEALTRQGSKPTRAAAALDIDPLRLPTAALIDWYLVSLRLADLPQRDRKLAATRQELRNRLSYAGSRLVFTSEREDYWWWMMLNADANAFRLIEAMLDDAEWQDDLPRLLQGAMERQVRGRWLTTTANAWARVTLDRFARKFEREAVTGTTLASFAKARAEHDWKQAAGTPLNLPWPATPGKDDKLAISHEGSGKPWATVQLLAAIPDGPARNAGYRISRKVTPLQEKLPGKINRGDLWRVTLTVDADNDMTWVALTDPVPAGARIMGDGDGRDSAIASLGENRDQRGMAPTYVERSFSAYRAYYAMLPKGRFTIDYTLRLNNAGSFALPPTRVEAMYAPDVFGEVPNARVHVDE, from the coding sequence ATGAAAACTGCTCACACCCTTGCCCTGTCCGGGCTTCTGCTCGCCGCGCTCGGCAGCCAGGCCGCTACCGTTCAGCAATTCCAGCCGCAAGGCCAGGTGGCCGAACAAAGCCGGGCCACCGTGCGCTTCAGCAGCGACATGGTCAAGTTGGGCGAGGCCGACGCCGCGCCGCCGTTCGTCATCGACTGTGCCGGCATTGCCGGTGAAGGCCGCTGGATCGACAGCCGAGCCTGGGCCTGGCAGCTGGCCCGGCCTCTGCAAGCCGGCGAGCGCTGCAGCTTTTCGCTGAAACCCGGCTTGACCGCCGTCAATGGTGAAGGGGTCAGCGGCAAGAGCCGTTTCGAGTTTGTTGGCGCGGCGCCCCGCCCGTGGCGAATCCAGCCGAGCGCCGGCGCGGCCATCGAGGAAGACCAGGCCTTCGTCATCCATGGCGGCGGGCCGCTTGACGGCAAATCGCTGGAAGGCAATCTGTGGTGCGAAGCCGACGGCGTCGGCCAGCGCATTCCGGCCCGCCCGGTGAGCAAGGAAATCCGCGCCGCAGTGCTCGACCAGATTGGCGGCATGCCTGCCACGTCGATCGTCGTCAGCTGCAGCGAAAGCCTGCCGGCCGGCCGCAAGATGAAGCTGGTCTGGGGCAAGGGCATCCGGGCGGAGAACGGCACGCCGACCGGCAAGGAAGAAAGCTTCCTTTACAAGGTGCGCGAACCGTTCAAGGCGACCCTCGGCTGCGAACGCGAAAAGGCCGGCGCGCCGTGCTCGCCGCTTTCGGCGATCACACTGAATTTCAATGCCGCCTTCGCGGCCAAACTGCTCGGCAAATTCCGGCTGGTCACCGGCGACGGGCCGCGCGCCCCGCTCGACCCCAACCAGAAGAACAACGAGAAGGAAGCGGTCTTCCAGTCCGTCACCTTCCCCGGCCCATTCCCGCAGAACGCCGAACTCACCGTGGAAATTCCCGCCGGCCTGAAGGACGAAGCCGGTCGCCCGTTGGCCAACGCCGCCAGCTTTCCGTTGAAGAGCCGGACCGGCAGCCTGCCGCCGCTCGCCAAGTTCCCCGGCAATTTCGGCATTGTCGAACTGAAAGAAGGCGGCCTGCTGCCGGTGACGCTGCGTAATATCGAAGCCAGCCTGAAAACCGCCCACCTCACCCTGCCAGGCAGCCACCGTTTCAGCGCCCAACGGCTGACCGAAGACGCCGACGTGATCGTGGCGATGCAAGCGCTGGAAAAATTCGAGCAGCAGACCGGCAAAGTCCGGATGACCATCGACGGCGTCAGCGAATTGCGCTTCGACCCGTATTACGCCCGCGAACTCTCCTTCCTCGCCAAGCGCCCCGGCGTCACCCGGCAGGATCTGCCGAAGCCCGGCGGCAGCGGCGAATTCGAGGTGGTCGGCATCCCGCTCGGCAAGCCCGGCTACCACATCGTCGAAATCGAGAGCCAGTTGCTCGGCAACGCGCTGCTCGCCACCCCGAAGCCGATGTACGTGCGCACTGCGGCGCTGGTCACCAACCTCGCCGTGCATCTGAAAACCGGCAAGGACAATGCGCTGGTCTGGGTCACCGCGCTCGATTCCGGCCAGCCGGTGGCCGATGCCGAGGTGCGCATTTCCGGCTGCGACGGCCGCTCGCTGTGGCAGGGTAAGACCGATCGCCTCGGCCGCGCCGCGGTCGATCAGGCCCTGGCCGCCCCGAACTGCCGCAACAGCGGCAATTTCCTGTTCGCCAGCGCCCGTTTGAACGGCGACTACAGCTTCGTTCGGTCCGACTGGAACGAGGGTATCGAGCCATGGCGCTTCGGCGTCGAAACCTGGGGTTCGACCGGCGACTTCAAGATTCACAGCATCCTCGACCGAAGCCTGTTCCGGCTCGGCCAGACGGTGTCGCTGAAACACATCGCGCGCAGCCGCACCAGCCGCGGCTTTGCCCTGCCCGACCTGGCCACGCTGCCCGACAAGCTGGTCATCCGGCACCGCGAGAGCGGCACCGAGTTCACCCAGCCGGTGAACTGGGATGCCCAGGCATCGGCCGTCAATAGCTGGAAAGTGCCGGAATCGGCCAAGCTCGGCACCTACGAGATCGCCCTCAGCGGCGGCAAGCGGGGCGAAATCAGCAGCGGCGAAATCCGCGTCGCCGACTTCCGCCTGCCGGTGTTCACCGGCAGCGTGCAAGGCGTGCCGCCCCGCCAGGTGGCCCCGGCCAAGGTGCCGCTGGCACTCGGCCTGTCCTTCCTGAACGGCGGCGCGGCGAAGCATGCCGAGGTCCAGGTATCGGCCACACTGCGCCCGCGCTGGCCGAGCTACCCGCATTACGACGGCTACAATTTCCAGATCAATTTCGATGCCGATGCCCTCGCCGCCTTCAAGGTGGACAACGGCCGCGAAGAAGAAACGCTGATCCTCGACAAGCAAGCCGTGCAACTCGACAAGGCCGGCGCCGGCAAGCTCGATGTGGTGCTGCCGGCCAAGCCGAAAGGCCCGAGCGAAGTGCATGCCGAAATGAGCTTTGCCGACCCGAATGGCGAAATCCAGACGATCGGCGGCCGCGTCGAGCTGTGGCCGGCCGCCCTCGCCATCGGCCTCAAGGTGGCCGACTGGGCGTCGTCCTCGGGCAGCAACCGGGTCGAAGTGGTGGTTCTCGACACCGCCGGCAAGCCGCTGGCCGGTCAGGCGGTCAACGTCAAGGCCAAGCGCCGCATCGACACCAGCCACCGCCGGCGCATCGTCGGCGGCTTCTACGCCTACGAGAACAGCACCGAATACAAGGAGATCGGCGAAGTCTGCGCCGGCACCACCGACAGCCGCGGCCTGCTGCTCTGCGAGCCGAAAGCCAGCGATGCCGGCTCGATCTACCTGCTCGCCGAGACCAAGGACAAACAAGGCAATATCGCCCGCGCCGGCAGCAGTTACTGGGTCACCGGCGGCGGCGACCTGTGGTTTGCCGCCGGCAACCAGGATCGCATCGATGTCATCCCGGAAAAGAAAGCCTACCAACCCGGCGAAACGGCCCGCTTCCAGGTGCGCACGCCGTTCCGCGAGGCCACCGCGTTGATCTCGGTGGAAGCCGGCGGGGTCATCGAAAGCTTCGTCCAGCCGTTGTCGCGCTTCAAGCCGACGGTCGAAATCCCGGTCAAGGCCGAATGGGGGCCGAACGTTTTCGTTTCGGTGCTCGCCGTGCGCGGCCGGGTCGAGCCGCTGAAGTGGTATTCGCTGTTCCAGTGGGGCTGGCGCGAGCCGCTGGCCTGGTTCAAGGAATGGTGGAACCCGCAGCAACCGACAGCCATGGTCGATCTGGCCAAGCCGGCCTACCGCCTCGGCCTCGGCGAAATCGCCGTGGGTACCGACGGCTTCAAGCTGAAAGTGGAAATCAGCAGCGACAAGACCGATTACCGGCCGCGCGAAGAAGCCACCGTCAAAATCCGCGTCACCACGCCGGATGGCAAGCCGGCCCCGGCCGGCAGCGAAGTCGCCTTTGCCGCGGTCGATCAGGCGCTGCTCGAACTGCGCCCGAACGACAGCTGGAACCTACTCGACGCGCTGCTGCAAAAGCGCGGCTACGAAGTCGAAACGGCCACCGCGCAATCGATGGTGATCGGCAAGCGCCACTTCGGCAAGAAAGCCCTGCCGCCCGGCGGTGGCGGCGGCCGCGCCCCGGCCCGCGAACTGTTCGACACGCTGCTCAAGTGGCAACCGCGCGTCGTCCTCGACAATACCGGCACGGCAACGCTCAAAGTGACGATGAACGACTCGCTGACCGAGTTCAAGCTGGTCGGCATCGCCACCGCCGGAGCCGGGCTGTTCGGCACCGGCAGCACGACGGTGAAGACCAAGCAGGATTTGCAGATCATCTCCGGCCTGCCGCCGCTGGTCCGCGAAGGCGACAGCTTCAAGGCGATGCTGACGCTGCGCAACGGCACCGCCCGCCAAATGGTCGTCGCGGTCAGCGGCAAGAACGGCGCAACGACGCTCACCACGCAAAAAGTCACGCTGGCCCCGGAAGGCGCTGGCGAACTGAGCTGGCCGATCAAGGCGGCCGAAGGCGTCACCGCCCAGCAATGGGAATTCGCTGCCCGTGAGGAAGGCGGCAACAGCCAGGACACGCTGCGCATCACCCAGCAGATCGCCCCGGCCGTGCCGGTCACCGTGCAGCAGGCCAGCTTCACACGCATCGCCGGCAAATACGAAGTGCCGGTAACGCAACCGGCCGGCGCGCTGCCCGGCAAGGGCGGGCTGGAAATCAGCCTGTCGCCCAAGCTCGCCAGTCCGCCGCCCGGCCTGACGCGCTTCTTCGAGGAATACCCCTTCTCCTGCCTGGAACAGAAGACCTCGATCGCCGTCGGCCTGCTCGACGAAAAGCGCTGGCAAGCCATCGCCGAGACCCTGCCCGGCTACCTCGACCACAATGGGCTGGCCAGCTACTTCCCCGGCAGCCCCGGCAGTGCCACGCTGACCGCCTATATCCTCGACCTGGTCACGCTGGCCAGCTTCACCATTCCCGAAGACAGCCGCCAGCGCATGCTGCAGGGCCTCACCGCCTATGCCGAGGGACGCATCAAGACCAACGAATGGGCGCCGACCGACAGCCTGCTGTACCGCCGCCTGAACGCCCTCGAAGCGCTGACCCGGCAAGGCAGCAAGCCGACCCGGGCCGCCGCCGCGCTCGACATCGACCCGCTGCGCCTGCCGACGGCCGCGCTGATCGACTGGTATCTGGTCAGCCTGCGCCTCGCCGATCTGCCACAACGCGACAGGAAACTGGCGGCGACCCGGCAGGAACTGCGCAACCGCCTGAGCTACGCCGGCAGCCGCCTGGTCTTCACCAGCGAACGTGAGGACTACTGGTGGTGGATGATGCTCAACGCCGACGCCAACGCCTTCCGGCTGATCGAAGCGATGCTCGACGATGCCGAGTGGCAGGACGACCTGCCGCGTCTGCTGCAGGGCGCCATGGAACGCCAGGTGCGCGGCCGCTGGCTGACCACCACGGCCAACGCCTGGGCGCGCGTGACGCTCGACCGCTTCGCCCGGAAGTTCGAGCGCGAAGCAGTCACCGGCACCACGCTCGCCAGCTTCGCCAAGGCCAGGGCCGAACACGACTGGAAGCAGGCCGCCGGCACCCCGCTCAACCTGCCCTGGCCAGCCACGCCGGGCAAGGACGACAAGCTGGCGATCAGCCACGAAGGCAGCGGCAAACCGTGGGCCACCGTCCAGCTACTCGCCGCCATCCCCGACGGCCCGGCGCGTAATGCCGGCTACCGGATCAGCCGCAAGGTAACGCCGCTCCAGGAAAAGCTGCCGGGCAAGATCAACCGCGGCGACCTCTGGCGCGTCACACTGACCGTCGACGCCGACAACGACATGACCTGGGTCGCCCTGACCGACCCGGTCCCGGCCGGCGCCCGCATCATGGGCGACGGCGACGGCCGCGACTCGGCCATCGCCAGCCTCGGCGAAAACCGCGACCAGCGCGGCATGGCGCCAACCTACGTCGAACGCAGCTTCAGCGCCTACCGCGCCTACTACGCCATGCTGCCGAAAGGCCGCTTCACCATCGACTACACCCTGCGCCTGAACAACGCCGGCAGCTTCGCGCTACCGCCGACGCGGGTGGAAGCGATGTATGCCCCGGATGTGTTTGGCGAGGTGCCGAATGCACGAGTCCATGTGGACGAGTGA
- a CDS encoding YciI-like protein: MHYLMFYDFVPDYLERRTPFRTAHLQHAWQAQAKGELVLAGPLADPADRAVLLFQCDSPDTPAQFAEADPYVKHGIVTRYQVRPWTTVIGKEAFLPVRPDA; this comes from the coding sequence ATGCACTACCTAATGTTCTATGACTTCGTACCCGACTATCTTGAACGCAGAACTCCGTTTCGGACGGCACATCTCCAACACGCCTGGCAAGCCCAAGCCAAAGGAGAACTTGTTCTTGCAGGCCCTTTGGCCGACCCTGCAGATCGTGCCGTACTCCTGTTTCAATGCGACTCACCCGACACCCCCGCGCAATTCGCAGAAGCTGATCCCTATGTGAAGCACGGTATCGTGACGCGCTACCAGGTACGCCCCTGGACAACGGTCATTGGCAAAGAGGCGTTTTTACCCGTCAGACCCGATGCTTAA
- a CDS encoding GNAT family N-acetyltransferase → MESIVLTDATPRDIDQIMDMEAHGFATGNRELREVYEARIKAFHQGSLMAHFGADCIGCIFSEIWKASPAPIAEHFALSHDILDRHAPLLGTELYITSMTIAPAYRGRGLGTQLFLGCIDHVARAFPQLTSALLLVNETWRHARSIYGAAGFQEVARFKHFFNPNKTTYEDGIVMRRQIQRV, encoded by the coding sequence ATGGAATCCATAGTCCTTACCGACGCAACGCCACGCGATATTGACCAGATCATGGACATGGAAGCCCACGGGTTTGCCACGGGAAACAGGGAGCTTCGCGAAGTCTATGAGGCGCGAATCAAAGCCTTCCATCAAGGATCGCTTATGGCCCACTTCGGGGCTGATTGTATTGGCTGCATCTTCTCGGAAATATGGAAGGCGTCGCCAGCTCCAATCGCGGAGCACTTTGCTTTAAGCCACGACATCCTTGATCGTCACGCCCCACTGCTTGGAACCGAGCTCTACATTACGTCGATGACAATTGCTCCGGCCTACCGCGGCAGAGGTCTTGGCACGCAACTGTTTCTTGGCTGCATTGACCATGTTGCCAGAGCATTTCCACAGCTCACTTCGGCGTTGCTACTCGTAAATGAAACATGGAGGCATGCACGAAGCATCTATGGGGCTGCGGGGTTTCAGGAGGTTGCACGATTCAAGCACTTCTTTAACCCAAATAAAACGACGTACGAGGATGGCATTGTTATGCGCCGTCAAATTCAGAGAGTCTGA